In one Hymenobacter sp. DG25B genomic region, the following are encoded:
- a CDS encoding penicillin acylase family protein yields MKAFTAVLISLLLTWVLNVRQGDVPPMGKFLSPFRGFWQNAEREQDFPAQQTLTLPGLQQPVQVRFDDKRVPHVFAQNDHDLYFAQGYLTARDRLWQMEFQTHVAAGRLSEIVGEKRLETDRFFRRMGLPFGAKRSLAVMMANPTTRTVLESYSAGVNAYINSLTPATLPFEYKLLNYTPEPWQPLKCALLLKFMAWDLSGRTDDLRLSNILSKYGPAVLKDLFPDYPLREDPIVPVGTPLDFKPVPVPSTPKEFSAELSNNTQRNEPDAELGSNNFAVSGSKSASGFPLLANDPHLQLNLPSIWYQIQLSAPGVNVYGVTIPGAPTVIIGFNTDVAWGVTNVGADVLDWYQLKFKDASQREYWHDGRWKPIRRVVERIKVRGQPDRLDTVLYTHHGPIVYNHDEKPFLSQTPIRHAMRWTAHDGANEVLAFYRLNRAHSYPDYTAALSTYGSPAQNFIFADAGNDIAIWPNGRFPLKWRDQGKFILDGTNPAHDWQGWIPQTQNPHVKNPARGFVSSANQFSAGPDYPYYLGWEFGSWDRGHRINQRLARMTGATVDSLRLLQNDNLGINAQLMLPRLLALLRGQPLSPAQQQVEQTLSRWNYFYDAGAVGPTVFELWYKTLLKQLWEDDFGLQAGPEMRYPSRDRTNTLLLTEDHSPWIDDRRTPAVETLPQLARQSFQFAVDSLQRKFGPLGPTWNWANQKSTDILHLAQLPGFGRMDIVCGGGAGIVNATSERNGPSWRMVVALGPQVHAFGVFPGGQSGNPGSAHYDDLIETWRLGQLNELIFLRSATEANPRITTAWSLTSQ; encoded by the coding sequence ATGAAAGCCTTTACCGCCGTGCTCATCAGCCTGCTGCTGACGTGGGTGCTCAATGTCAGGCAGGGCGACGTGCCGCCCATGGGCAAGTTCCTGAGCCCCTTCCGCGGGTTCTGGCAGAACGCGGAGCGGGAGCAGGATTTCCCCGCCCAACAAACCCTTACCCTGCCGGGCCTGCAGCAGCCCGTGCAGGTGCGGTTTGATGATAAGCGCGTACCCCACGTGTTTGCCCAGAACGACCACGACCTGTACTTCGCCCAGGGCTACCTTACCGCCCGCGACCGGCTCTGGCAGATGGAATTCCAGACCCACGTAGCCGCCGGGCGCCTCTCGGAAATAGTAGGCGAAAAGCGGCTGGAAACCGACCGGTTTTTCCGGCGCATGGGCCTGCCTTTTGGGGCTAAACGCTCTTTGGCCGTGATGATGGCCAACCCCACTACCCGCACCGTGCTGGAATCGTACTCGGCGGGCGTAAATGCCTATATCAACTCCCTCACGCCGGCCACGCTACCCTTTGAGTACAAGCTGCTGAACTATACCCCCGAGCCCTGGCAGCCGCTGAAATGTGCGCTGCTGCTGAAGTTTATGGCCTGGGACCTGAGCGGCCGCACCGATGATTTGCGCCTCTCCAACATCCTCAGCAAATACGGCCCGGCGGTGCTGAAAGACCTATTTCCGGACTACCCCCTGCGCGAGGACCCCATTGTGCCCGTGGGCACCCCGCTGGATTTTAAGCCCGTGCCGGTGCCATCCACACCAAAGGAATTTTCGGCTGAACTATCCAACAACACTCAGCGCAATGAGCCGGATGCCGAGCTGGGCTCCAACAACTTCGCCGTCAGCGGCAGCAAGTCAGCCTCCGGCTTTCCCCTGCTGGCCAACGACCCGCATTTGCAGCTGAACCTGCCCAGCATTTGGTACCAGATTCAGCTCTCGGCGCCGGGCGTGAATGTGTATGGCGTGACTATTCCGGGCGCACCCACCGTTATTATTGGGTTTAATACCGATGTGGCCTGGGGCGTAACCAACGTGGGGGCTGATGTGCTGGACTGGTATCAGTTGAAGTTTAAGGATGCCTCCCAGCGCGAATACTGGCACGATGGCCGCTGGAAGCCCATCCGGCGCGTGGTGGAGCGCATAAAAGTGCGCGGCCAGCCCGACCGCCTGGACACGGTGCTTTACACCCACCACGGTCCTATTGTGTACAACCACGATGAGAAACCCTTCCTTTCGCAAACGCCCATCCGGCACGCCATGCGCTGGACGGCCCACGACGGCGCCAACGAAGTGCTGGCCTTCTACCGCCTCAACCGCGCCCACTCCTACCCCGATTACACTGCGGCCCTCAGCACCTACGGCTCCCCGGCCCAGAACTTCATCTTTGCCGATGCCGGCAATGATATTGCCATCTGGCCCAATGGCCGCTTCCCGCTGAAATGGCGCGACCAGGGCAAGTTTATTCTGGATGGCACCAACCCCGCCCACGACTGGCAGGGCTGGATTCCGCAGACGCAAAACCCGCACGTGAAAAACCCGGCGCGCGGCTTCGTTTCCTCGGCCAATCAGTTTTCCGCCGGGCCCGATTACCCGTATTATCTGGGCTGGGAGTTCGGTTCCTGGGACCGGGGCCACCGCATTAATCAGCGACTGGCCCGCATGACCGGCGCCACCGTAGACAGCCTGCGGCTTTTGCAGAACGATAATCTGGGCATTAATGCTCAGCTCATGCTGCCCCGCCTGCTGGCGCTCCTGCGCGGCCAGCCGCTCAGCCCGGCCCAGCAGCAAGTAGAACAGACGCTCAGCCGCTGGAACTACTTCTACGATGCCGGGGCTGTGGGGCCTACCGTATTTGAGCTGTGGTACAAAACGTTGCTTAAGCAGCTTTGGGAGGATGACTTTGGCCTCCAGGCCGGCCCGGAAATGCGCTACCCTTCCCGCGACCGGACTAATACCTTACTCCTTACTGAAGACCACAGCCCCTGGATTGACGACCGCCGCACCCCAGCCGTGGAAACCCTCCCCCAGCTGGCGCGGCAGTCGTTCCAGTTTGCGGTGGATTCCCTGCAGCGCAAATTTGGGCCGCTGGGCCCAACCTGGAACTGGGCAAATCAGAAAAGCACCGATATTCTGCACCTGGCCCAGCTGCCCGGCTTTGGCCGGATGGATATTGTGTGCGGGGGCGGGGCCGGCATTGTGAATGCTACTTCCGAGCGCAACGGGCCTTCCTGGCGCATGGTGGTGGCCCTGGGCCCGCAGGTGCACGCCTTTGGGGTATTTCCCGGCGGGCAAAGCGGCAACCCCGGCTCCGCCCACTACGATGACCTGATTGAAACCTGGCGCCTGGGCCAGCTGAACGAGCTGATTTTCCTGCGCTCGGCTACGGAGGCCAACCCACGGATAACTACGGCCTGGTCGCTTACTTCTCAATAA
- a CDS encoding HlyD family secretion protein: MATPVHQEPVVAAASQPVGPPPYDAAVEEQPAGRSKRPFIMAIMALILLVGAYFGWQRYQFGQHHEETDDAQVEGDVYPILPRVGGPVLEVKVQDNQMVKAGDVLITLDPADYQQRVNSAEAALAAAQANVTAARAAVGTAQANVSSAQSAIGVSDATRAKLEKDLKRSQFLRKEDIIPQSELDAVQANLKSSSAQRATATNQVSVARQQVEAAQQQVAVAQAIVKQRQADLDNALLQLSYTTIKAPGNGIVSKKSVQPGQVVQPGQQLMGLVASEKTWVVANFKETQLTHMKVGQPVEVEVDAYPNQEFKGHIESLSAATGARFALLPPDNASGNFVKVTQRVPVKIVLDKVDPEHPLRAGMSVTATVEVR, from the coding sequence ATGGCAACCCCCGTTCATCAAGAGCCAGTTGTAGCCGCTGCTTCGCAACCCGTTGGCCCGCCGCCGTATGATGCTGCCGTAGAAGAGCAGCCGGCCGGCCGCTCCAAGCGTCCTTTTATTATGGCCATTATGGCCCTAATTCTGCTGGTAGGCGCCTACTTTGGCTGGCAGCGCTACCAGTTTGGTCAGCATCATGAAGAAACCGACGACGCCCAGGTAGAAGGCGACGTGTATCCCATTTTGCCCCGCGTGGGTGGCCCGGTGCTGGAAGTGAAAGTGCAGGACAACCAGATGGTGAAAGCCGGCGACGTGCTCATCACCCTGGACCCCGCCGATTATCAGCAGCGCGTTAACTCGGCGGAGGCGGCCCTGGCCGCGGCTCAGGCCAACGTAACGGCAGCCCGGGCGGCCGTAGGTACGGCCCAGGCCAATGTCAGCTCCGCGCAGTCGGCCATTGGGGTGAGCGATGCTACCCGCGCCAAGCTGGAGAAGGACCTGAAGCGCAGCCAGTTTCTGCGCAAGGAAGACATCATTCCGCAGAGCGAGCTGGATGCCGTGCAGGCTAACCTGAAATCGAGCAGCGCCCAGCGGGCCACGGCCACCAACCAGGTGAGCGTAGCCCGCCAGCAGGTAGAAGCCGCCCAGCAGCAGGTAGCTGTGGCGCAAGCCATTGTAAAGCAGCGCCAAGCCGACCTCGACAACGCTTTGCTGCAGCTGAGCTACACTACTATTAAGGCGCCCGGCAACGGCATTGTGAGCAAGAAAAGCGTGCAGCCCGGCCAGGTAGTACAGCCCGGCCAGCAGCTGATGGGCCTGGTAGCCAGCGAGAAAACCTGGGTGGTTGCCAACTTCAAGGAAACCCAGTTGACCCACATGAAAGTAGGCCAGCCCGTGGAAGTGGAAGTAGATGCTTATCCCAACCAGGAGTTCAAAGGCCACATTGAGTCCCTCTCGGCGGCTACCGGCGCACGCTTTGCCCTGCTGCCTCCCGATAACGCCTCCGGCAACTTTGTAAAAGTAACCCAGCGCGTACCCGTAAAAATCGTGCTGGATAAAGTAGACCCTGAGCACCCGCTGCGCGCCGGCATGAGCGTGACGGCCACGGTAGAGGTCAGGTAG
- a CDS encoding DHA2 family efflux MFS transporter permease subunit — protein METGFTKWIIVITVVMCCLLELIDTSIVNVALTQMMGNLSATQQEVSWVVASYAIANVIVIPMTGFLAEQFGRKNYYLFSVILFTLASVACGQSTNIWELVAFRFIQGVGGGALMATSQAILIDTFPPSQLALGQALFGMGVIIGPTIGPTLGGWIVDNYDWPWIFYVNVPVGIMASIFTILFIRDPERIKNAIPRPLREIDWAGVFLLILGVGSLQYVLEQGESKDWFEDGNIILFTFLTVIGLVGFIWRELTAKQPIVDLRVLGKSRNLAVGAFLSFILGFGLFASVFVFPIFCQRILGFSAAQTGEILLPGALLSGFMMPVVGKAIQKGVSQKFMLPVGFVIFFVFSYWMSTQISPTAGESDFFWPLLLRGLGLSLLFLPITTMSLAGISGKEAGQAAGLTGMIRQLGGSFGVALVGTYLERSTMQNRVGLLPNISLYDPETQQRLQGLIGSFMSKGASMMQAQQQAYAALEGMLMKQTAIITYAQTFLMIGTFFLICVPLIFLVKRAKPGEKVDLNAAH, from the coding sequence ATGGAAACCGGATTTACCAAGTGGATCATCGTTATAACGGTGGTTATGTGCTGCTTGCTGGAGCTGATTGATACCAGCATTGTGAACGTGGCGCTTACCCAGATGATGGGTAACCTCTCGGCCACGCAGCAGGAGGTAAGCTGGGTGGTGGCGTCCTACGCCATTGCCAACGTTATTGTAATTCCAATGACGGGCTTTCTGGCCGAGCAGTTCGGCCGCAAGAATTACTACCTGTTCTCGGTAATACTCTTCACCCTGGCCTCGGTAGCGTGCGGCCAGAGCACCAATATCTGGGAGCTGGTGGCCTTCCGCTTTATTCAGGGTGTGGGCGGCGGCGCCCTCATGGCTACCTCCCAGGCTATTCTCATTGATACATTCCCGCCCAGCCAGCTGGCGCTGGGCCAGGCGCTGTTTGGCATGGGCGTTATCATTGGCCCCACCATTGGCCCTACTTTGGGCGGCTGGATTGTAGATAACTACGACTGGCCCTGGATTTTCTACGTGAACGTGCCGGTGGGCATTATGGCCTCCATTTTCACCATCCTGTTTATCCGCGACCCGGAACGCATCAAGAACGCCATACCCAGGCCCCTGCGCGAAATTGACTGGGCTGGCGTCTTTCTCCTGATTCTGGGTGTAGGCTCGCTGCAGTACGTGCTGGAGCAAGGCGAAAGCAAGGATTGGTTTGAGGACGGCAACATCATTCTGTTCACCTTCCTCACCGTTATTGGCCTGGTGGGCTTTATCTGGCGCGAGCTTACGGCCAAGCAGCCTATTGTAGACCTGCGGGTGCTGGGCAAGAGCCGGAACCTGGCCGTGGGCGCCTTCCTGTCGTTTATTCTGGGTTTCGGGCTGTTTGCCTCCGTGTTTGTATTCCCTATTTTCTGCCAGCGCATCCTGGGCTTCTCGGCCGCGCAAACCGGCGAAATTCTATTGCCCGGCGCACTGCTCTCCGGCTTTATGATGCCTGTAGTGGGCAAGGCTATTCAGAAGGGCGTGTCGCAGAAGTTTATGCTGCCGGTGGGCTTCGTTATCTTCTTTGTCTTCTCTTATTGGATGAGCACGCAGATTTCGCCTACGGCCGGCGAAAGTGACTTTTTCTGGCCGCTGCTTCTGCGTGGCCTGGGCCTGAGCCTGCTGTTCCTGCCTATTACCACCATGTCGTTGGCGGGTATCAGTGGGAAAGAAGCGGGCCAGGCGGCCGGCCTCACCGGCATGATCCGGCAGCTGGGCGGCTCGTTTGGCGTGGCGCTGGTGGGTACTTACCTGGAGCGCAGCACCATGCAGAACCGGGTGGGCCTGTTGCCTAACATCTCCCTCTACGACCCCGAAACGCAACAACGCCTGCAGGGTCTGATTGGCAGCTTCATGTCCAAAGGCGCCAGCATGATGCAGGCTCAGCAGCAAGCCTACGCCGCCTTGGAAGGCATGCTGATGAAGCAAACCGCCATCATCACCTATGCCCAAACCTTCCTCATGATCGGTACTTTCTTCCTGATCTGTGTGCCGCTCATTTTCCTGGTGAAGCGTGCCAAGCCCGGCGAGAAAGTAGACCTGAACGCGGCGCACTAG
- a CDS encoding alpha/beta hydrolase family protein, which produces MTVLNPRHRSLRPLATGLLWLSLFFSVTTGCKSEAAQPAPTATPATPVATHLISSTLIGEYSPAVLAQRVSSVPLAGALAQYPIRVYKLTYSTQNPAGQTITASGALLVPVASQPLSLLSYQHGTIQPDEERRAPSYYSSSSEVWSAVSLLASTGYVVSAPDYIGYGASKAQAHPYEHGPSLASASLDMMRAAREFCQREKLPLNQKNFLLGYSEGGYATMALHKLMEEKYAREFTVTASAPGAGAYHKTVFANYILSSDKPLSFLSSYVWVLDTYNKVYGINRPFPYYFNQPWAGQLQLNPFSAVPTKATELFTATFRQAILSNTDQPMRTAFLNNDVYDWKPTAPLALFHGTADDYVPYFNSEDAYKAMRSRGATQVELHPIEGGNHFTSAARYTLEAFAFISRY; this is translated from the coding sequence GTGACAGTTTTAAACCCGCGCCACCGTTCTCTGCGCCCCTTGGCTACGGGCCTGCTTTGGCTTTCCCTGTTTTTCTCGGTTACTACTGGTTGCAAGAGCGAGGCGGCCCAGCCCGCGCCGACGGCCACGCCGGCTACTCCGGTTGCCACGCACCTCATCAGCAGCACGCTTATTGGCGAATACAGCCCGGCCGTGCTGGCCCAGCGGGTAAGCAGCGTGCCGCTGGCCGGGGCGCTGGCCCAATATCCTATTCGGGTGTATAAGCTTACTTACTCTACCCAAAACCCGGCGGGACAAACCATTACGGCTTCCGGTGCTTTGCTGGTGCCCGTGGCCAGTCAGCCATTGTCGTTGCTGAGCTACCAGCACGGCACTATTCAGCCCGATGAGGAACGGCGCGCGCCTTCCTACTATAGCTCTAGCAGCGAGGTGTGGTCGGCAGTATCGTTGCTGGCCTCTACGGGCTACGTGGTTTCCGCCCCCGATTATATTGGCTACGGTGCTTCTAAAGCGCAGGCGCACCCCTATGAGCACGGCCCCTCGCTGGCCTCGGCTTCTTTGGATATGATGCGCGCGGCCCGGGAGTTTTGTCAGCGGGAAAAGCTACCCCTTAACCAGAAAAACTTCCTGCTGGGCTACTCCGAAGGCGGCTATGCCACCATGGCCCTGCACAAGCTGATGGAGGAAAAGTATGCCCGGGAGTTTACGGTAACGGCCAGCGCGCCCGGGGCCGGTGCCTACCATAAAACGGTCTTCGCCAACTATATTCTAAGCTCTGATAAGCCGCTGAGTTTCCTGAGCTCCTACGTTTGGGTGCTGGATACCTATAATAAGGTATATGGCATCAACCGGCCGTTCCCTTACTACTTTAATCAGCCCTGGGCCGGCCAGCTCCAGCTCAATCCATTTAGTGCGGTGCCCACCAAAGCCACTGAGCTGTTCACCGCCACCTTCCGCCAGGCCATCCTCAGCAACACCGACCAGCCCATGCGCACCGCCTTCCTTAACAACGACGTGTACGACTGGAAGCCCACGGCGCCGCTGGCCCTCTTCCACGGCACCGCAGACGACTACGTGCCTTATTTCAACTCCGAAGATGCCTACAAGGCCATGCGCAGCCGCGGCGCCACGCAGGTAGAGCTGCACCCCATTGAGGGCGGCAACCACTTTACTTCCGCCGCCCGCTATACGCTGGAAGCCTTCGCCTTTATTTCCCGCTATTAA
- a CDS encoding BlaI/MecI/CopY family transcriptional regulator, with translation MQPSFPELTRAEEQVMQVLWRRGPCYVKDVLPELPAPTPAYNTVSTIIRILEQKGFVGHEAFGRTHRYFPLVAQDAYRRFSLGKLLGGYFGGSFSRLVSFFAQEENLNAAQLDELLRHAQASTPSTPPANEPGSAPPADDAPTA, from the coding sequence ATGCAACCTTCTTTTCCTGAGCTGACCCGTGCCGAGGAGCAAGTGATGCAGGTACTCTGGCGCCGGGGCCCTTGCTATGTAAAGGACGTGCTACCCGAGCTACCGGCCCCAACCCCGGCTTATAACACGGTTTCTACTATCATCCGCATTCTGGAGCAGAAAGGATTTGTAGGCCACGAGGCCTTTGGGCGCACACACCGCTACTTCCCCCTGGTGGCGCAGGATGCTTACCGGCGGTTTTCGTTGGGCAAGCTGCTGGGTGGCTACTTCGGGGGCTCCTTCTCCCGGCTGGTTTCCTTTTTCGCCCAGGAAGAAAACCTCAATGCCGCGCAACTGGACGAGCTGCTGCGCCACGCTCAGGCATCTACCCCATCAACCCCACCCGCCAATGAACCAGGTTCTGCCCCGCCTGCCGACGATGCTCCCACTGCTTAG
- a CDS encoding TonB family protein, with the protein MNQVLPRLPTMLPLLSWMLQSTLCLGACWLLYRYVLRQERFFAYNRRFLLFTPWLALLLPGLLALAGPWLPAMPAPGNGLLSGGLLPGLTIAGAAGGGSPALLPTELPAWLPLLYGGGVLVLLLRLGFHLGWLWLATRRFPREARPGYVLVHTGGQRPTSSFGRWIFWDDSAALSPAEARAVLAHELAHVQQGHTGERQGLELARAVLWFCPFVHLFPAALTQVHEFLADDEALRATAPANTFAVSGTKPYTALLARLALRQLHPNLPLAHSFTQSFTLTRIRMLTSQTPARRWKQWLLLPVATLLCVAVACEQAPEMEAATPPPPAAPALSSDALTPPPPPPPVLTRAEVMPEYPGGQMQLLTTIGKNTRYPAIALQQKLGGKAFVSFIVNTDGNITAVELRKGVDAPADKQQAAAALNEEALRVVRELPGKWTPGRDQGKAEAVQYTIPISFALKPLAPRS; encoded by the coding sequence ATGAACCAGGTTCTGCCCCGCCTGCCGACGATGCTCCCACTGCTTAGCTGGATGCTGCAAAGCACCCTATGCCTGGGTGCATGCTGGCTGCTATACCGCTATGTACTGCGGCAGGAGCGGTTCTTCGCTTATAACCGCCGGTTTCTGCTCTTCACGCCCTGGCTTGCACTGTTGCTACCCGGCCTGCTGGCCCTGGCCGGGCCGTGGCTGCCGGCCATGCCAGCCCCTGGCAATGGCCTGCTCAGCGGCGGTTTGCTGCCGGGGCTCACTATTGCCGGGGCCGCGGGCGGTGGCAGCCCTGCCCTCTTACCTACCGAACTCCCGGCTTGGCTACCGCTGCTCTATGGTGGCGGGGTATTGGTGCTGCTACTCCGGCTCGGGTTTCACCTGGGCTGGTTGTGGCTGGCTACGCGCCGCTTTCCCCGGGAGGCGCGGCCGGGCTACGTGCTGGTGCATACGGGTGGGCAGCGCCCCACCAGCTCTTTTGGCCGCTGGATATTCTGGGATGACAGTGCGGCACTTTCCCCCGCCGAGGCCCGCGCGGTGCTGGCCCATGAGCTGGCCCACGTGCAGCAGGGCCATACCGGGGAGCGGCAGGGGCTGGAGCTGGCGAGGGCGGTGCTGTGGTTTTGCCCTTTCGTACACCTCTTCCCTGCTGCCTTAACGCAGGTGCATGAGTTTTTGGCCGATGATGAGGCCCTGCGGGCCACTGCGCCTGCCAACACCTTTGCGGTATCTGGCACTAAACCCTATACCGCCCTGCTGGCCCGCCTGGCTCTGCGCCAGCTCCATCCCAACTTACCGCTTGCGCATTCCTTCACCCAATCCTTTACCTTAACCCGTATTCGTATGCTTACTTCCCAAACGCCTGCCCGGCGCTGGAAGCAGTGGTTGCTGCTGCCTGTCGCTACTCTATTGTGCGTGGCCGTAGCCTGCGAGCAGGCCCCGGAAATGGAAGCGGCTACCCCACCTCCACCGGCGGCGCCGGCTTTATCATCCGATGCGCTGACTCCGCCCCCGCCCCCTCCGCCGGTTCTTACCCGGGCGGAAGTAATGCCCGAGTACCCGGGCGGCCAGATGCAGCTGCTCACCACTATTGGTAAAAACACGCGCTACCCTGCCATAGCGCTGCAGCAAAAGCTAGGAGGGAAGGCATTCGTAAGCTTTATCGTGAATACGGACGGCAACATAACGGCCGTAGAGCTGAGAAAAGGGGTGGACGCACCGGCCGACAAGCAACAAGCGGCGGCGGCCCTGAACGAGGAGGCCCTGCGCGTAGTGCGGGAGCTACCGGGCAAGTGGACGCCCGGCCGTGACCAGGGCAAAGCGGAAGCGGTGCAATACACCATCCCCATCAGCTTTGCCCTGAAGCCCTTAGCTCCCCGGAGCTAA
- a CDS encoding four helix bundle protein, whose amino-acid sequence MNEELLLPDQLSFNEDMRRRTKQAALRIIRLFQQLPRTGEASVLGKQLLRASTSVAANFRAACRGRSSAEWYAKLCIGVEEADETLFWLELLGDANIFSKARLANLEQEYKEIVSILASIRKKAKAKS is encoded by the coding sequence ATGAATGAAGAGCTTCTTTTGCCTGACCAGTTATCCTTTAATGAGGATATGCGCAGACGGACAAAGCAAGCTGCGCTGCGGATAATCCGCCTTTTTCAGCAGTTGCCCCGCACTGGCGAAGCATCAGTTTTGGGCAAGCAGCTTCTGCGTGCTTCCACCTCCGTAGCCGCTAATTTTAGGGCAGCCTGCCGGGGGCGCTCTTCGGCGGAATGGTATGCCAAGCTCTGCATTGGTGTAGAAGAAGCCGATGAAACGCTCTTCTGGCTCGAGCTTCTCGGTGATGCCAATATCTTCAGCAAAGCCCGGTTAGCCAATTTAGAGCAGGAGTACAAGGAGATTGTATCCATTCTGGCCAGCATTAGAAAGAAGGCAAAGGCCAAATCGTAA
- a CDS encoding TolC family protein, with the protein MSDSLTLDGTIRSVLDANPAITSLEEEVNAATSRVQQTRGGFLPQVTGTATYTRIDPVVKLQLAPDAPEFQLAPNNNYDAHITLQYGLLDFGKKEASYNLAESRRLTAQDQIAVTRRDLAYAAAQAYYNILFVRESIKVQDQQIASLRQHEREMEKRVEGGVSTKFDVTTTQVRITQAENVKIDLQNQLRNQQVQLARLLHKPEYVEVPVRGTLAFQPQAVDVEAALTKATETRPEIKMARDAENTAAMNLKFIERSNKPVLGVGAQLGAKNGYLPNLDRIRPNSVGVVQLSVPIYDGNKNKNQRVEAQASIRGAQARTQDAQEQVRADVRQAANNLQASTARYNNAVVQINQASDALTRAKARYRYDVGTNLDVLDAETSLAQARLARLQAIYNYTQGQYQLKRATGEQIW; encoded by the coding sequence TTGTCTGATTCTCTAACGCTGGACGGTACCATCCGCTCGGTGCTGGATGCTAACCCGGCTATTACCTCCCTGGAAGAAGAAGTAAATGCCGCTACCAGCCGCGTGCAGCAAACCCGCGGCGGCTTCCTGCCCCAGGTAACTGGCACGGCTACTTACACCCGCATCGACCCGGTAGTAAAGCTGCAGCTGGCGCCGGATGCGCCGGAATTCCAGCTGGCCCCCAACAATAACTACGATGCCCACATTACCCTGCAATACGGGCTGCTGGACTTCGGTAAAAAGGAAGCCTCTTATAATCTGGCGGAAAGCCGTCGGCTGACCGCGCAGGACCAGATTGCCGTTACGCGCCGCGACCTGGCTTATGCCGCCGCTCAAGCTTACTATAATATCCTGTTTGTGCGCGAAAGCATTAAGGTGCAGGACCAGCAGATTGCTTCCCTGCGCCAGCATGAGCGCGAGATGGAAAAGCGCGTGGAAGGCGGCGTGAGCACCAAATTTGATGTAACCACCACCCAGGTGCGCATTACGCAGGCCGAAAACGTGAAGATTGACCTCCAGAACCAGCTGCGCAACCAGCAGGTACAGCTGGCCCGCCTGCTGCACAAGCCGGAATACGTGGAGGTGCCCGTGCGCGGCACGCTGGCCTTCCAGCCGCAGGCCGTAGACGTGGAAGCGGCGCTGACCAAAGCCACCGAAACCCGCCCCGAAATTAAAATGGCCCGCGACGCCGAAAACACCGCGGCCATGAACCTGAAGTTTATTGAGCGCAGCAACAAACCCGTGCTGGGCGTGGGCGCGCAGTTGGGCGCCAAAAACGGCTATCTGCCCAACCTGGACCGGATTCGCCCCAACTCCGTGGGCGTGGTGCAGCTCTCCGTGCCGATTTACGATGGCAACAAAAACAAAAACCAACGGGTAGAGGCACAGGCCAGCATCCGCGGGGCCCAGGCCCGCACGCAGGATGCCCAGGAGCAGGTGCGCGCTGATGTCCGCCAGGCCGCCAACAACCTGCAGGCCAGCACCGCGCGCTACAACAATGCCGTGGTGCAGATCAACCAGGCCAGTGATGCCCTGACCCGCGCCAAAGCCCGCTACCGCTATGATGTAGGCACCAACCTGGACGTGCTGGACGCGGAAACCTCCCTGGCCCAGGCCCGGCTGGCCCGCCTGCAGGCTATTTACAACTATACCCAGGGCCAGTACCAACTGAAGCGCGCTACCGGCGAGCAAATCTGGTAA
- a CDS encoding universal stress protein yields the protein MNLSLILCPLDFSAVSTPLVAYAAALAAGTGAELHLLHVLEPQPSLTVPATGPDAANRQLAFYRTQAEQAGARVSTGLLQGEAAVEIVAEAQTRHADLIVIGTHGQTGLTRFLVGSTAEAVVRKAACATLLVKARPANEYRQSA from the coding sequence ATGAACCTGTCGCTGATTCTTTGCCCGCTTGATTTCTCGGCTGTGTCTACGCCGCTGGTTGCTTACGCGGCGGCGCTGGCAGCCGGTACCGGGGCCGAGCTGCACCTGCTGCATGTGCTGGAGCCCCAGCCCTCGCTAACAGTACCGGCCACTGGCCCCGACGCAGCTAACCGGCAGCTGGCTTTCTACCGCACCCAGGCCGAGCAGGCCGGCGCGCGGGTAAGTACCGGGCTGCTGCAGGGCGAAGCCGCCGTAGAAATTGTGGCCGAAGCCCAAACCCGCCACGCCGACCTGATTGTTATCGGGACGCACGGGCAGACCGGGCTCACGCGCTTTCTGGTGGGCAGCACAGCCGAGGCCGTAGTACGCAAGGCTGCCTGTGCCACTTTGCTGGTGAAGGCGCGCCCCGCCAATGAATACCGCCAGTCGGCGTAG